ACCGGAGGTTTCTAGAATCATTTTCAAGTGTAGATCTTTTTCCTTGCTGCGTAACATGATCTCCTCTAAAAATTCTAGATACCGGCCATGCAGCGTGGGTGTATAATCCACCGCCGCGAGCACTAATAAATCGTCACCCTTTTTGGAATAAGTTAAAGCCTCATCCCAAATTTTGGCAATCGCTTCCTGTGCGCGGAAATAATGAATCTCCAAATCTTCCGGTACTGACGCATAGAGAACATTTAATTCGCCAATTAGATTAGGCATGTCGGTGGCCAACTTATCCAAATTGCGGCGCTCTTGTTCAAACACGGTCAGTAATTTAGCCGGTTTGGCCACTTTGCATTTTTGCCCATAGCTGCGCACATCCATATCCGCTAGCCCCTTTTGAT
The genomic region above belongs to Patescibacteria group bacterium and contains:
- a CDS encoding helix-turn-helix domain-containing protein, which codes for MITSKIKKDLLQLGLTDNDIKFYVAGLELGLATIPQIAERAGLSRMTGYNIFKVLNQKGLADMDVRSYGQKCKVAKPAKLLTVFEQERRNLDKLATDMPNLIGELNVLYASVPEDLEIHYFRAQEAIAKIWDEALTYSKKGDDLLVLAAVDYTPTLHGRYLEFLEEIMLRSKEKDLHLKMILETSGSYTVARSTIQEIIPESSQRQLGATCDQLIYADHVAYIFPGQELFGITIHNKELANHQAHIFYTLWHQSVESSK